TGGAAATATTTTATTATTCCTATCACATATCCAACTGTTATTAATAATACCACTACACTTCCTGCTAATATAAACAATACTAAATTATATAAATTATTAATTGTCTCAATCATAAATTATCCATCCTTTTTTATCTTAAGTAATTGCCTCTTTAATAAATGTTTATTAATAAAATAATTTCTTTTATGAATGTAATATATACTATTTATCCATATATCCTTTATGAAAATAAAATAAAGGAGGAAAAAAACTATGGCTGTTACTAAAACTATTGACACAGTTTCTTTCAGTATTGAAGTAGAAAAAGCACTTGATAAGGCCGGGGACCCAATTTACGGCAAAAAAACTTTTGCTAATGTCAAAACAAATGCTGCACCTGAAAACGTCTATGATGTTGCTAATGCTATTACAACTGTTTTAGAAGCTTCAACAAGGGATTATTTTGTTAATGAATCTTCTGCTTTAGCAAACGCTTAAGACAGTTAAGAATTCAAAGTTCAGAGTTCAGAATTTTGGTTTAAATCTCTGTAAGATTTCTCAAATTAATTTTTTTGAGATTATACAGTAATCTCTTCCTCAACTCTTAACTCATAACTGAAAGAAAGGTGGTGATTAAATGGAATATACTTTATCAATGACTTTTTTAACTGAATTTGGTGAAAAGAGTACTTTAAGCATTTCTGGTGTTAAAGCTACTCTTACAAAAGCAGAAGTTAATGCTCTTATGGATACCATCGTAGCAAAGAACATTTTCCAAACTAATGCTGGCGATTTAGCTAAGAAATCTGGTGCTCAATTGACTCAAAGACAAGTTACTAAATATGAAGTAGCTTAATCTTTGAATATAAAATGGAGGTTTATCCTTACTCGGACAAACCTCCATTTTTATATCTTCTTATATAAGAAT
The DNA window shown above is from Clostridium beijerinckii and carries:
- a CDS encoding DUF2922 domain-containing protein translates to MEYTLSMTFLTEFGEKSTLSISGVKATLTKAEVNALMDTIVAKNIFQTNAGDLAKKSGAQLTQRQVTKYEVA